Proteins encoded in a region of the Streptomyces liliiviolaceus genome:
- a CDS encoding TauD/TfdA dioxygenase family protein: MTVTIPQAGVPTLREARVPTGGIYEGARELRRLPEGGSDRPYDLFELVPQAATIGAEIRGVDLSRPLDPALREELDRALLEWKVLFFRAQHLTSEQQSGFARNWGELETNPLLARGSSADVVRFDKRAGATPTFENVWHADVTFRERPALGAVLQLREVPPFGGDTMWADMAVAYDNLSQEVKNRIDGATAVHDFIPGFARFYGPERLAPFQDAFPPVEHPVVRTHPETGRKLLFVNTSFTTRITGLPREESDQLLRHLVQQAHVPEYQVRFRWQAGDVAFWDNRATQHYAVNDYGSHRRVAERVAIAGDRPF; the protein is encoded by the coding sequence ATGACCGTGACCATTCCGCAGGCCGGCGTACCGACGCTGCGTGAGGCCCGCGTGCCGACGGGCGGCATCTACGAGGGCGCCCGTGAGCTGCGGCGCCTGCCCGAGGGCGGGTCCGACCGCCCCTACGATCTCTTCGAACTCGTCCCTCAGGCGGCCACGATCGGCGCGGAGATACGAGGCGTCGATCTCTCACGACCGCTGGACCCCGCCCTGCGCGAGGAGCTCGACCGGGCGCTGCTGGAGTGGAAGGTGCTCTTCTTCCGCGCCCAGCACCTCACCTCCGAGCAGCAGAGCGGCTTCGCCCGCAACTGGGGCGAGCTGGAGACCAATCCCCTGCTCGCCCGCGGCTCCAGCGCCGACGTGGTGCGCTTCGACAAGAGGGCCGGCGCCACACCGACCTTCGAGAACGTGTGGCACGCGGACGTCACCTTCCGGGAGCGGCCCGCGCTCGGTGCCGTGCTCCAGCTGCGCGAGGTGCCGCCCTTCGGCGGAGACACCATGTGGGCGGACATGGCCGTCGCGTACGACAACCTCTCGCAGGAGGTGAAGAACCGTATCGACGGGGCCACGGCCGTGCACGACTTCATCCCCGGCTTCGCCCGCTTCTACGGCCCCGAGCGGCTCGCCCCGTTCCAGGACGCCTTCCCGCCCGTGGAGCACCCGGTCGTGCGCACGCATCCGGAGACCGGCAGGAAGCTGCTGTTCGTGAACACCTCCTTCACCACCCGTATCACCGGCCTGCCCCGCGAGGAGAGCGACCAGCTGCTGCGCCACCTCGTACAGCAGGCGCATGTTCCGGAGTACCAGGTGCGTTTCCGCTGGCAGGCCGGGGACGTCGCCTTCTGGGACAACCGTGCCACCCAGCACTACGCGGTGAACGACTACGGCTCGCACCGCCGCGTGGCGGAACGCGTCGCCATCGCCGGCGACCGCCCGTTCTGA
- a CDS encoding AbfB domain-containing protein has product MRSTTPDPRPWAVWLRRRARRITTVLATLALVCTAALTATGTVQAAPAAWTPKPSPMTTPWTNQVSVDNPLPEYPRPQLTRPDWANLNGIWDFAVTSADAGQPASFSEQIRVPFVAESALSGIQRKITQNDKLWYKRTFTVPAGWNGRRVQLNFGASDWRTTVWVNGSQAGATHSGGYDSFSYDITGLLNGGTNTIVVSVWDPSQTGIGAVGKQRISDVAPHPGGGIFYTAASGIWQTVWLEPTAAAHITRLDMVPDLTNNTLKVTVRGDGISGQSARVTVSSGSTTVGTATGAVGGTITVAIPNPHLWTPEDPFLYDVKADLLSGSTVVDSVGGYSGMRSVGVARVDGVLRPVLNGKFVFQTGTLDQGYWPDGIYTAPTDDALKYDLQKHKDLGFNMVRKHIKVEPQRWFYWADKLGLLVWQDMPAMDTRTPDSAARTQWEAEYDRIIDQHRSSPSLVMWVDQNEGWGQYDQARIADHVKAYDPSRLVNNMSGINCCGAVDGGNGDVLDHHVYVGPGTTVPSATRAAVLGEYGGLGFKVSGHEWYPGGGFSYEDQADQAHLNNRFVGLLDALREVRMPAGLSASVYTEITDVENEANGLLTYDRQVVKVDAARVQAANRALIDASRATTSPVVLPANQYKSLRVTTSGYTDRYLRHRDGAAYTDVVDANSAALLKNDATWKIVPGLANSACYSFESRNYPGQYLRHREYRVYKESGSGALFNADATFCAVRGANGGVRLSASNFPEQYLRHYNAELWLATPGGSHAWDNPGSFTEDTTWAVEAPWAP; this is encoded by the coding sequence ATGCGCAGCACCACCCCGGACCCGCGCCCCTGGGCAGTCTGGCTGAGACGGCGGGCGAGGCGGATCACCACCGTGCTCGCCACCCTCGCGCTGGTCTGCACGGCCGCCCTGACCGCCACGGGCACCGTGCAGGCCGCACCGGCCGCGTGGACGCCCAAGCCCTCTCCCATGACGACCCCGTGGACCAACCAGGTATCGGTGGACAATCCGCTGCCGGAGTACCCGCGTCCGCAGCTCACCCGTCCCGACTGGGCCAATCTCAACGGCATCTGGGACTTCGCGGTCACCTCGGCGGACGCGGGCCAGCCCGCGTCGTTCTCCGAGCAGATCCGGGTGCCGTTCGTCGCCGAGTCGGCGCTGTCCGGTATCCAGCGCAAGATCACCCAGAACGACAAGCTCTGGTACAAGCGCACCTTCACGGTCCCGGCCGGCTGGAACGGCCGCCGCGTGCAGCTCAACTTCGGTGCCAGCGACTGGCGTACGACGGTCTGGGTCAACGGCAGCCAGGCCGGCGCCACGCACAGCGGGGGCTACGACTCCTTCTCGTACGACATCACCGGTCTGCTCAACGGCGGCACCAACACGATCGTCGTGTCCGTCTGGGACCCCAGTCAGACGGGCATCGGGGCGGTCGGCAAGCAGCGCATCAGCGACGTGGCGCCGCACCCCGGGGGCGGCATCTTCTACACCGCGGCTTCCGGCATCTGGCAGACGGTGTGGCTGGAACCGACGGCGGCGGCGCACATCACGCGTCTTGACATGGTGCCCGACCTCACGAACAACACCCTCAAGGTCACCGTCAGGGGCGACGGAATCTCCGGGCAGAGCGCCCGGGTGACCGTGTCCTCCGGCTCGACCACGGTGGGCACGGCGACCGGCGCGGTCGGCGGCACGATCACCGTGGCCATCCCGAATCCGCATCTGTGGACCCCCGAGGATCCGTTCCTGTACGACGTGAAGGCCGATCTGCTCTCCGGTTCGACCGTCGTCGACTCCGTCGGCGGCTACAGCGGGATGCGTTCCGTGGGGGTCGCACGGGTCGACGGCGTCCTGCGTCCCGTCCTCAACGGCAAGTTCGTCTTCCAGACCGGCACGCTCGACCAGGGCTACTGGCCGGACGGCATCTACACCGCGCCGACCGACGACGCCCTCAAGTACGACCTGCAGAAGCACAAGGACCTCGGCTTCAACATGGTGCGCAAGCACATCAAGGTCGAGCCGCAGCGCTGGTTCTACTGGGCGGACAAGCTGGGGCTGCTGGTCTGGCAGGACATGCCCGCGATGGACACCCGCACCCCCGACAGCGCCGCCCGCACCCAGTGGGAGGCCGAGTACGACCGGATCATCGACCAGCACCGCAGCTCGCCTTCGCTGGTGATGTGGGTCGACCAGAACGAGGGCTGGGGGCAGTACGACCAGGCCCGGATCGCCGACCACGTGAAGGCGTACGACCCTTCACGGCTGGTGAACAACATGAGCGGCATCAACTGCTGCGGCGCGGTCGACGGCGGCAACGGCGACGTCCTGGACCACCACGTCTACGTCGGGCCCGGCACGACCGTGCCCAGTGCCACCCGCGCCGCCGTTCTCGGTGAGTACGGCGGTCTGGGCTTCAAGGTCTCCGGCCACGAGTGGTATCCGGGCGGCGGCTTCAGTTACGAGGACCAGGCGGACCAGGCCCATCTCAACAACCGCTTCGTGGGACTCCTCGACGCGCTGCGCGAGGTGCGGATGCCCGCCGGACTCTCGGCCTCCGTCTACACGGAGATCACCGACGTGGAGAACGAGGCGAACGGCCTCCTCACCTATGACCGGCAGGTCGTCAAGGTGGACGCGGCCCGCGTGCAGGCCGCCAACCGCGCCCTCATCGACGCCTCCCGGGCCACGACCTCCCCGGTCGTCCTGCCCGCGAACCAGTACAAGTCCCTGCGGGTGACCACGTCCGGCTACACGGACCGCTATCTGCGGCACCGGGACGGGGCCGCCTACACCGACGTGGTCGACGCGAACAGCGCGGCCCTGCTCAAGAACGACGCCACCTGGAAGATCGTGCCGGGCCTCGCGAACAGCGCCTGCTACTCCTTCGAGTCGCGCAACTACCCCGGTCAGTATCTGCGGCACCGTGAGTACCGCGTCTACAAGGAGTCGGGCAGCGGAGCCCTGTTCAACGCCGACGCGACCTTCTGTGCCGTGCGCGGCGCGAACGGCGGCGTCCGGTTGTCCGCGTCCAACTTCCCCGAGCAGTATCTGCGGCACTACAACGCCGAGTTGTGGCTGGCCACCCCGGGTGGCTCCCATGCCTGGGACAACCCCGGCTCCTTCACCGAGGACACCACCTGGGCCGTCGAAGCACCCTGGGCCCCCTGA
- a CDS encoding LamG domain-containing protein: MSDVVFTADFSSRRQWVAGRSWAYPEGGPVNPTDNKLDYLVSDPAYSRTGTFRATRRKDGLWSAGLLTTEGSEDDFMVRAGDVLEARVRLPVEVGAWPAIWTWRDGGQEIDVFEYHPDNPDLLEFSNHVRGGNLYHHDEAVRPGGHVDLRVEFGARSVIWWLNGTRIFADRRGVGKGWHAYLIVNLSVSAGRYHPRPAAGTKEMSFAVESLTVRRPTVVSPRAAEAEERADL, from the coding sequence GTGTCCGACGTCGTCTTCACAGCCGATTTCAGTTCGCGAAGGCAGTGGGTGGCCGGCCGCTCCTGGGCCTATCCCGAGGGCGGTCCGGTCAATCCGACCGACAACAAGCTGGACTACCTGGTCTCCGACCCGGCGTACTCCCGCACCGGCACGTTCCGGGCCACGCGCCGCAAGGACGGCCTGTGGAGTGCGGGCCTGCTCACCACCGAGGGGAGCGAGGACGACTTCATGGTGCGCGCGGGGGACGTGCTGGAGGCGCGCGTGCGCCTGCCCGTCGAAGTGGGGGCCTGGCCGGCCATCTGGACCTGGCGGGACGGGGGCCAGGAGATCGACGTGTTCGAGTACCACCCCGACAACCCCGACCTGCTGGAATTCTCCAACCACGTGCGCGGCGGGAACCTCTATCACCACGATGAGGCCGTGCGCCCCGGTGGCCATGTCGACCTGCGGGTGGAGTTCGGCGCCCGTTCGGTGATCTGGTGGCTCAACGGCACACGGATCTTCGCCGACAGGCGCGGGGTGGGGAAGGGCTGGCACGCCTACCTCATCGTCAACCTGTCGGTGAGCGCCGGGCGTTACCACCCTCGTCCCGCGGCCGGGACCAAGGAGATGTCGTTCGCCGTGGAGAGCCTGACCGTGCGCCGTCCGACCGTGGTGTCGCCCCGGGCGGCCGAGGCGGAGGAGCGGGCGGACCTGTGA
- a CDS encoding PP2C family protein-serine/threonine phosphatase produces MTGPTTAAPGAASDKPMYRILLIEDDPGDALLVEELLYDTGLGFELTIRTTLAEARAELAGSPIDCIFLDLHLPDVSGIDAVTAVRGIAPHTAVIVLTGLSEDRAGTDAMAAGAQDYLVKGKVEADLLQRTLRYAVYRSQTERASAAAQAAQLRAEENARLERGLLPQPILDTSMIRVTSRYLPGATMALLGGDFLDVVEGDDGLLHAVVGDVSGHGPDAAALGVCLRIAWRSLVLGGHRGDDLLHLMERILMAERGSQQLFATCTLLTLDQEAATATLHLAGHHEPLLTSPEGTWEVTAAHGIALGIFPGVHSWPSTVVPLPATGALTLYTDGLTEGHNGTKEERLGVEGLLALIRRLPSADPAAHVDLLIKETHALNAGRHSDDLAVLRLDWGGRPARP; encoded by the coding sequence ATGACCGGACCCACGACGGCCGCCCCGGGCGCGGCCTCCGACAAGCCGATGTACCGCATCCTCCTGATAGAGGACGACCCGGGCGACGCGCTGCTGGTCGAGGAACTCCTGTACGACACCGGACTGGGATTCGAGCTGACCATCCGGACCACGCTGGCCGAGGCGCGCGCCGAACTCGCCGGCAGCCCGATCGACTGCATCTTCCTCGATCTGCACCTGCCCGACGTGTCGGGCATCGACGCGGTCACCGCCGTCCGAGGGATCGCCCCGCACACCGCGGTGATCGTCCTCACCGGGCTGTCCGAGGACCGGGCGGGCACCGACGCCATGGCGGCCGGAGCCCAGGACTACCTCGTCAAGGGAAAGGTCGAAGCCGACCTCCTGCAGCGGACGCTGCGCTACGCCGTCTACCGGAGCCAGACCGAGCGCGCGAGCGCCGCGGCCCAGGCCGCGCAACTGCGGGCCGAGGAGAACGCCCGTCTGGAACGCGGTCTGCTGCCGCAGCCGATCCTCGACACCTCCATGATCAGGGTGACGTCCCGCTACCTGCCCGGCGCCACGATGGCCCTGCTCGGCGGGGACTTCCTCGATGTGGTCGAGGGGGACGACGGGCTGCTGCACGCCGTCGTCGGAGACGTCAGCGGCCACGGCCCCGACGCCGCCGCGCTCGGTGTCTGCCTGCGCATCGCCTGGCGCTCCCTCGTGCTCGGCGGGCATCGCGGGGACGACCTGCTGCATCTGATGGAACGCATACTCATGGCCGAACGCGGCAGCCAGCAGCTGTTCGCGACCTGCACCCTGCTCACCCTGGACCAGGAGGCCGCCACCGCGACCCTCCACCTCGCGGGCCACCACGAGCCCCTTCTCACCTCACCCGAGGGGACCTGGGAGGTGACCGCCGCGCACGGCATCGCGCTGGGTATCTTCCCCGGGGTCCACAGCTGGCCCTCCACGGTCGTCCCGCTCCCGGCCACCGGCGCGCTGACCCTCTACACCGACGGCCTCACCGAAGGCCACAACGGGACGAAGGAGGAGCGGCTCGGCGTCGAAGGGCTGCTCGCGCTGATACGCAGACTGCCGTCGGCGGACCCGGCCGCCCATGTGGACCTCCTCATCAAGGAGACCCATGCGCTGAACGCCGGCCGGCACTCCGACGATCTGGCCGTGCTCCGCCTCGACTGGGGCGGCCGGCCCGCTCGTCCCTGA